A genomic window from Lycium barbarum isolate Lr01 chromosome 4, ASM1917538v2, whole genome shotgun sequence includes:
- the LOC132635373 gene encoding secretory carrier-associated membrane protein 4, with amino-acid sequence MRGNDPNPFDEEEPEVNPFSKGGSAPASKSRFPQMIASTLGFGQKHDATVDIPLDSMNGANNKQKELATWEADLQRRERDIKRREDAVAGAGVPTDDRNWPPFFPIIHHDIANEIPAHSQRLQYLAFASWLGIVLCLVFNVLAVTICWIRGGGVKIFFLAVIYALTGCPLSYVLWYRPLYNAMRTDSALKFGWFFLSYLFHIGFCILAAIAPPIVFHGKSLTGILAAIDVFSDNALVGIFYLIGFGFFCLEALLSLWVLQKVYMYFRGHK; translated from the exons ATGAGAGGAAACGATCCAAATCCGTTTGACGAAGAGGAACCTGAAGTCAATCCTTTTTCA AAAGGTGGTTCTGCTCCTGCATCTAAATCACGCTTTCCTCAAATGATTGCTAGTACTCTTGGTTTTGGCCAAAAGCATGATGCAACTGTTGACATCCCATTGGATTCAATGAAT GGTGCCAATAACAAGCAAAAAGAATtagctacttgggaagcagatCTGCAAAGGAGAGAAAGA GATATCAAACGAAGAGAAGATGCTGTTGCTGGCG CTGGTGTTCCAACTGATGATAGGAATTGGCCTCCCTTTTTTCCAATTATTCATCATGATATAGCAAATGAAATACCAGCTCATTCTCAGCGGCTGCAGTATTTGGCTTTTGCGAGTTGGTTAG GTATCGTTCTTTGTCTGGTGTTCAATGTTCTTGCCGTGACTATCTGTTGGATTAGGGGTGGTG GTGTTAAAATCTTTTTCCTGGCTGTAATATATGCTTTAACGGGATGTCCCCTTTCGTACGTTTTGTGGTACAGGCCTCTGTATAATGCAATGAG GACCGACAGTGCACTGAAGTTCGGATGGTTTTTTTTGTCCTATTTG TTTCACATTGGGTTTTGCATACTTGCTGCTATTGCTCCTCCCATTGTATTTCATGGAAAATCCTTAAC GGGTATCCTTGCAGCAATTGATGTCTTCTCTGATAATGCGTTGGTTGGG ATCTTTTATTTGATTGGATTTGGCTTCTTCTGCTTGGAAGCTTTGCTTAGCTTGTGGGTGCTGCAG AAAGTATACATGTACTTCCGAGGGCACAAGTGA
- the LOC132635374 gene encoding phosphoribulokinase, chloroplastic, with product MAVCTVYTAQSLNSTCSISTPSKSHLGFHQKQVIFYTKRTNKRSNTSTSFKITCSAEKTVVIGLAADSGCGKSTFMRRLTSVFGGAAEPPKGGNPDSNTLISDMTTVICLDDYHSLDRTGRKEKGVTALDPRANDFDLMYEQVKAIKEGVAVDKPIYNHVSGLLDPPELIKPPKILVIEGLHPMYDERVRELLDFSIYLDISDEVKFAWKIQRDMAERGHSLESIKASIEARKPDFDAYIDPQKQYADAVIEVLPTQLIPDDNEGKVLRVKLIMKEGVKNFNPVYLFDEGSTISWIPCGRKLTCSYPGIKFTYGPDTYFGNEVSVLEMDGQFDRLDELIYVESHLSNLSTKFYGEVTQQMLKHADFPGSNNGTGFFQTIVGLKIRDLYEQIVASRAGAPVTAAKA from the exons atgGCAGTTTGTACAGTGTACACAGCTCAATCACTAAATTCTACTTGTTCAATCTCCACTCCCTCAAAATCCCACTTAGGATTCCACCAAAAACAAGTAATTTTCTACAcaaaaagaacaaacaaaagaaGCAACACTAGTACTAGTTTCAAGATAACATGTTCAGCTGAAAAGACTGTTGTGATTGGCTTAGCAGCTGATTCTGGCTGTGGAAAAAGTACTTTCATGAGGAGATTAACAAGTGTTTTTGGTGGTGCTGCTGAGCCACCAAAAGGTGGAAATCCAGATTCAAACACATTGATTTCAGACATGACAACTGTGATTTGTCTTGATGATTATCATTCACTTGATAGAACTGGAAGGAAGGAAAAGGGAGTCACTGCTCTTGATCCTAGAGCTAATGATTTTGACCTTATGTATGAACAAGTTAAGGCTATTAAGGAGGGTGTTGCTGTGGATAAGCCTATATATAATCATGTTAGTGGTCTTCTTGATCCACCTGAGCTCATTAAGCCACCAAAGATTCTTGTCATTGAAGGATTACACCCCAT GTACGATGAGCGTGTGAGAGAGCTCTTGGACTTCAGTATCTACTTGGATATCAGTGATGAGGTTAAGTTTGCATGGAAGATCCAG AGGGATATGGCTGAGAGAGGACACAGCCTTGAGAGCATTAAGGCCAGTATTGAAGCCAGGAAACCTGATTTTGATGCTTACATTG ACCCACAAAAGCAATATGCAGATGCAGTCATTGAAGTGCTCCCAACTCAACTCATCCCGGATGACAATGAAGGCAAAGTTTTGAGAGTAAAATTGATAATGAAGGAAGGAGTGAAAAACTTCAACCCAGTTTACCTGTTTGATGAAGGCTCCACAATCTCATGGATTCCTTGTGGTAGGAAGTTGACTTGTTCTTACCCTGGCATCAAGTTCACCTATGGCCCTGACACCTACTTCGGCAATGAG GTATCTGTCTTGGAGATGGATGGCCAATTTGACAGACTAGATGAGCTCATCTATGTAGAGAGCCATTTGAGCAACCTCTCCACAAAATTCTATGGTGAAGTTACTCAACAAATGTTGAAGCATGCTGACTTCCCTGGCAGCAACAATGGAACAGGTTTCTTCCAGACCATTGTCGGCTTGAAGATCAGAGACCTCTACGAGCAAATCGTTGCCAGCAGAGCTGGAGCTCCAGTCACAGCTGCAAAGGCCTAA
- the LOC132635375 gene encoding protein BASIC PENTACYSTEINE7-like has protein sequence MEPRRGSYRMASQVNHNEETFNSHFPPATKLGSESKPCAAVPIRSVAPTGKQNVNVKFKAKPGKVEKNKASKKGIREIVSELLKVERPENKPSASKKTKGEARSGKTTITKNPNSVHSGARADFSGLPPPFCSCTGLSRKCYKCGGGWQSSCCTTSLSEYPLPLNPSKPGNRVAGRKMTNGAYNKLLCTLATEGSDLSNPVDLKNHWAKHGSNKFITLK, from the coding sequence ATGGAACCTCGTCGCGGAAGCTACCGAATGGCATCTCAAGTGAACCACAACGAAGAGACATTTAATTCACATTTTCCCCCAGCAACAAAATTGGGATCCGAATCAAAACCTTGTGCTGCTGTTCCTATTCGTTCTGTTGCCCCGACAGGTAAACAAAACGTGAATGTAAAGTTCAAGGCCAAACCAGGGAAGGTTGAGAAAAACAAGGCATCTAAAAAAGGAATTCGTGAAATTGTATCAGAACTTTTGAAAGTGGAACGGCCTGAAAATAAGCCTTCTGCCTCTAAGAAAACTAAAGGAGAAGCTAGAAGTGGAAAGACGACAATAACAAAGAATCCAAATTCAGTTCACAGTGGAGCTCGTGCTGATTTTTCTGGCCTGCCACCACCATTTTGTTCCTGTACTGGTCTTTCTAGAAAGTGCTACAAATGTGGAGGTGGGTGGCAATCATCCTGCTGCACCACCTCCTTATCTGAGTATCCCCTTCCTTTGAATCCCTCAAAGCCCGGAAATCGTGTGGCTGGGAGAAAAATGACTAATGGAGCATATAATAAGCTTCTTTGTACCCTTGCAACTGAAGGTAGTGATCTTTCTAATCCAGTTGACCTGAAGAACCATTGGGCAAAACATGGTAGTAACAAGTTTATTACTCTCAAGTAA